Part of the Triticum aestivum cultivar Chinese Spring chromosome 4D, IWGSC CS RefSeq v2.1, whole genome shotgun sequence genome is shown below.
cgccgccgcaagcttctgttcttcaatgatcccatctggaggccttttccggtactctaccggagggggagtcgatcacggggggcttctacatcaaccttgctgcaccaccaatgatgtgtgagtagttcaccacagacctacgggtccatagtgattagctagatggcttctcctatctctctctctctttgatcttcaatacaatattctcctcaGAGATcgatccgatgtaatcttcttttatggtgtgtttgttgggatccgatgaattatgggtttatgattgaaatattcatttaaagtaactgagtcttttctgaactttactatgcatgattactatagttttgtatttctctctaatatgtcatttggtttggccaactagattgatttgtcTTCAGTGGGGGAGgttctttgtaatgggttcaatcttgtggtgtcctcacccagtgacagcaggggtagcgaggcacgtatttgtattgttgccactaagggtaAAACAacggggtttaatcatattgctttgttttattctgtctacattatgtcatcttgcttaaagtgttactctatttgtcatgaacttaataccatggATGCATATGCCGGATAGcgatcgattggtggagtaatggtagtagatgcagaatcgcttcggtctacttgtcgcagacgtaatgcctatatacatgatcattgccatgaatatcatcataactatgtgcttttctatcaattgatcaatAGTAATtcgtctacccaccgtatgctattttcatgAAGAGAAGACTCtattgaaaactatggccccggggtctatttaaatcatattacaaaaaccaataaTACGTTGATTCAATTATCTTTCTttcattttactttgcaatttatctatctgtCATTACCGAATTTAATCTTTGCAAGTaagagttcaaggggattgacaaccctcttgctcgcattgggtgcaagtttttCTCTTGTGTGTAGGTACTGTTCACTAGGCATTTGTGTGGTTCTcatattggttcgataaccttggttctcattgAGAAAAATACAatccgctactatattgcttcaccctttctcttcggggaaaatctcagcgcaactcacaagtagcagcaACTTGGTGGACTGGGAGTGTTGGACCTAAACAAGCATGGGCTGGCATTAAGACTGAGATGGAAATGGCTCAAACGGACGGACAACACTAGACCTTGGCGGGGCTTGCCAGTAGCTATGGATGCCCAGGTGCAGGCGGCTTTCAATAGTCTGGTTTAGTGGAAAGTGGGAAACAGAAAGCGAGCGTTATTCTGGAAGGATCGATGGATTGATGGATCATCGATGGCAGAGATCGCACCCTTGGTCAATGCAGGAGCCCGTACGCAAGTGGTTAACAGACGCACCGTCAGCAAGGCACTGCTCTCTCATCGATGTAACTGGAGAACTCTCCGCGGACGACATGTTGCAGATCGTCAACCTTTGGGAGATTATGATCAACTTGGTCCTTGATCCGGCGCAAAGTGATACCCCCACCCGGAGATGGAACAATGGTGGTTCCTATACCTCGAGGTCTATGACATGTTGTGGCAACGAAGTATTCGTTTCGTCCTGGCTCGGGCGATCTGGAAATGTTGGGCTCCCTTATCGTGCAAGCTGTTCATTTGGCATGCAACGCAATACTATCTTTGGATGGCGGATCAACGACTACGACACGGACTGCAAGACCAAATCTCCGCTTGCTACATCTGCGCTCAGGAGGAAGATTCAGTTGATCACATCTTGCTTCACTACGTCTTCATCCCGCAAGTTTGGCACTGCTACTTTCTGCGCGCTAGAATCATCATCATGCTAGTACCGGCGACTAACGGCAACATTGTAGATTGGTGGACGGAGACTCGCAAGCGAATGCCGAAGGAGAACAAGGGCTTCGATTCTATCGTCATGCTCATATGTTGGCACTTATGAAAGCATCGCAACAGAATGGTGTTTGGTCCGACGAGGGAAATCTTAATGGTGCTCAGCTTCACCTGTCATATCTTCGACGAGCTGCGCTGTTGGGTTAGGGCGGGAGGACACGGAGTTCATGTATTTTGTGAGTAGTTGAGTCCAGAGTTAGGAGTGAAGAGCTTTGGGCCGGCTGTCTCCTACAAAGCTAAGGTACACGATTGCGTACTTTAAAAAGATGGATATTGATTACGTGGCAGTGTTGTAAAGGTAGTAGACCATTTCCAGTTTTTTCTTAATTTTTGAGACGGACCGTTTCCACTTGTTTTTGTGACAATGGTACAGCGCTAGCAGTAGTAGCAGCATGAGTTAATCGTAGTGGTGGGGTGGGGTGGTCTGCGCTTGGTGTGCCCGGCAGCAAGACGTGGTGTGCTCCATCTCCATGGTTTTGCGGACATCCCCATGCCCATGCCCTACGCCTACGCGCGCGAGAGAGAGTTAAAGTTACCCCGTCCTTTCTTTTTTCATTTGGTCCTGCAAGCAAAAGCTCTGGCTCTGGCGTCGTTGATTCCGTTACACTTGCGCGCCGTGCGTGACTGCACTACGTCACGGTCCAAGTTCGTTCGTTCGTCGCAGGGAGAAGAGGGGACAGCGCAGCGCAGTGAGAGGAGAGAAGACGTACATGACGTCGCGAGGCGAGCAGTGCAAGCAACGAACGAATATATAATCGTCGCAGGCACGTACGTACAGTACGCACACTAGCACAGTGTACTGTACTGTACAGAGATGGAACtcactccactccactccactccaccACGAGTCGTCCTTGTCGACCGCCCAACAGCTggccctgcctgcctgcctgcgctAGTACAACCGCGTCAGCCACCACACCACCAAGACGTACTTCTACGTTAGTAGAAAAGACTTTGGAGTATACAGTACGTACTTGCCACAAAAAAAAGGAGAATGCTATACGTATTGCGTACCAACCAatgcgcgtgcgtgcgtgtgtaCTCTACAATGTGTGCATGCACGtacccaagagagagagagagatagtagaGGAGCGAGGGGTGGCAAGAAAGTCCAACCAAGGCTGCATAAAGTTTGGATGATCTTTATGTGATTCCCTCCCTCGCCTcgtctcccctctcctctcctctgtccTGCAGCAGAGATGTCTATGCAGTCGCAGGAGCATTGGGCAGTCCTATGCTATGCCAATGCTAGCAAGCAAGCTATACTCCTGCACCAGCTGCATCTGCATATGCATGCAGGAGGCCAGGGCGCCAGGCAGGGGCCGCGCACTAGGGACAAGGCCTTGCACCTCCATGTCGCCAGCCACACTCCACACCTCCCAACGCCTCCGCCTTTCTTGTCCGCCATTACGCCAACACCATGCCCCCTTTCATCTCACCCTTCCTTTACGCCGTTCCTCACCTATTCCTAGGCCCTGTTTGGATTcataggttagagttagtttgggttagattggactcaactaacccaaaaatatccaaacaggagggttagtttgggttagatgcatctaacccatccaaaaaatctAACTCACCCAAGAGATGTtttttgggttagttcttctcgggaccataaaaaaaacatgtttttctcTTGCTCTcgccgcagcagatccctccccacctcctcgaagcttctcgtcctctccctccctccctctcgcaccgcccgtgaagacgcctcgccgtatccgcgctccatctaactctaccatccaaacacctctttggctaaagttagtttagggttagttcagggttagaatctaactctaacctctaactgagttagagtatccaagcAGGGTTAGTCCTACACCTGCacctgcctgctcctcctctctctctctcggacCAGGAAACGCACTGCTCCCTCTACGTCCTCGCCTACACACCACAGTGATCAGATTACCCTCTTGCACCACGCCATGCTGCGTCCTGCGCCGCTTGCCTCTTCCGTGTCtcgctcccctcccctcccctcccctcgccgcgCCTCGCTCTTTAATTTCCAGCGTCCCCGTCCTCTTTTCTTCGTCTTCTTCACCAAGCCTGCTCTGCTCTCCCCTTCTCTTCCCCCTTGTCTTACTTGAACCGTCTCCCTCTGCTTGACCCAGCTGCCTTGACCACGCACCGTTTCTTGGTTCCGCATTGCGCGCGCTCCCGAGCACCCAGCGGCCATGATCACCGCGGCGGACCTCTACCACGTGCTCACGGCCGTCGTGCCGCTCTACGTCGCCATGACGCTCGCCTACGGCTCCGTGCGCTGGTGGCGCATCTTCACCCCCGACCAGTGCTCCGGGATCAACCGCTTCGTCGCGCTCTTCGCCGTCCCGCTCCTCTCCTTCCACTTCATCTCCTCCAACGACCCCTTCGCCATGAACCTCCGCTTCCTCGCCGCCGACACGCTGCAGAAGCTCGCCGTCCTCGCGCTCCTCGGCCTCTGGTGCCGCCTCCGTAACGGCTCCCTCGACTGGCTCATCACCCTCTTCTCCCTCTCCACGCTCCCCAACACGCTCGTCATGGGCATCCCGCTGCTCCGGGGCATGTACGGCCCAGCCAGCGCCGGCACCCTCATGGTGCAGATCGTCGTGCTCCAGTGCATCATCTGGTACACCCTCATGCTCTTCCTCTTCGAGTACCGCGGCGCCAAGATGCTCGTCATGGAGCAGTTCCCCGACACCGCCGCCGACATCGTCTCCTTCCGCGTCGACTCCGACGTCGTCTCCCTCGCCGCCGGAGGCGGGGCCGACCTGCAGGCGGAGGCCGAGGTCGGGGAGGACGGCAGGATGCGGGTCACCGTGCGCAAGTCCACCAGCTCCCGCTCCGAGGCCGCCTGCTCCCACTCGCACTCCCACTCCCACTCGCAGTCCATGCAGCCGCGCGTCTCCAACCTCTCCGGCGTCGAGATATACTCGCTGCAGTCGTCCAGGAACCCCACGCCGCGGGGCTCCAGCTTCAACCACGCCGAGTTCTTCAACATCGTCGGCGGCGCCAAGGGGGACGAGGAGAAGGGCTCCGCCGGGGCTGGCAACGGCACCGGCGGCCACTCGCCCCAGCCGCTGCCGCAGGCATTGGCCGGGAAGCGCAAGGACCTGCACATGTTCGTCTGGAGCTCCAGCGCCTCGCCGGTCTCTGAGCGCGCTGCAGGCGGTGCCATGCATGTCTTCGGCGGTGGCGCCGACCATGGCGACGTCCTCGCCAAAGGTAACATTTTCTCTCGCCTTTTGTTTCGTCTACTAGCGGCCGTCCAATCGACGAACCAACGGTCCGGATCGTATGGTTTCAGGTGCTCAGGCCTACGACGAgtacggccgcggcggcggcgacgacttcagcTTCAGGAACAAGAACGGCGGCGTGGCGAACGTGGACGGGCCGACGCTGGCCAAGCTGGGGTCCAACTCGACCGCGCAGCTGCACCCCAAGGACGACGGCGAGGAGAGGGCGGCCGCGATGCCGCCGGCGAGCGTGATGACGAGGCTCATCCTGATCATGGTGTGGAGGAAGCTGATCAGGAACCCAAACACCTACTCCAGCCTCATCGGCGTCGTCTGGTCCCTCGTCTCCTACAGGTAACCACCGTTGTTCTGAACAAAAAAATCAATTTGTTTCTTCATCACTCACTCCACATTTGGTTTGCTGATTGATCTTGTGCGCCGCATTGCGTCAACTTCAGGTGGGGGATTGAGATGCCGGCGATCATCGCCAAGTCGATTTCGATCTTGTCGGATGCAGGGCTTGGGATGGCCATGTTCAGCCTAGGTTTGCACAGCTCTGACTCTACACTCTTCCTGTAAAACTGTTGCGAGTGGCCAGCCGTGCTCATGTTTTGTGCAATGCAGGGTTGTTCATGGCGTTGCAGCCCCGGATCATCGCCTGCGGGAACAAGCTGGCGTCGTACGCGATGGCTGTGAGGTTCCTGGTCGGCCCAGCGGTGATGGCCGCCGCCTCTCTGGCTGTTGGGTTGCGCGGGGTTCTTCTGCACATCGCCATTGTTCAGGTACATCCCAGTTGTGGGCCTTGATCGGCAAGGAGAAAATGTAGGCCGCCACCTAGAGAAAATGTAGTGACCTTATGATATGAATTTGCATTGCAGGCTGCTCTTCCGCAAGGAATCGTGCCCTTCGTGTTCGCCAAGGAGTACAACGTACATCCCAACATTCTCAGCACAGCGTATGATCTCCTAACACACCTCTATCTTTCTTTCTTGCTGCGCCACTGTTATCAATTTTAGTCAAGGAAAGCTTTCAAAAACCATTCCCACCTTTTCTCTTCTTGTATGTAATTGGAGAGCATCATCCACTCAAGTCAGAGGAAACACCTTGTGACTTTTCATGATTCCTatcctactcatcatcatcatcgtgcaACATCGATTGATTCCCTTGGAATTTGACATGCTGCTGCGTCTACTTTAAATCATAACATTGATTCATTGAGATGGTGGTATTCCTGACATGA
Proteins encoded:
- the LOC123096552 gene encoding probable auxin efflux carrier component 1b — encoded protein: MITAADLYHVLTAVVPLYVAMTLAYGSVRWWRIFTPDQCSGINRFVALFAVPLLSFHFISSNDPFAMNLRFLAADTLQKLAVLALLGLWCRLRNGSLDWLITLFSLSTLPNTLVMGIPLLRGMYGPASAGTLMVQIVVLQCIIWYTLMLFLFEYRGAKMLVMEQFPDTAADIVSFRVDSDVVSLAAGGGADLQAEAEVGEDGRMRVTVRKSTSSRSEAACSHSHSHSHSQSMQPRVSNLSGVEIYSLQSSRNPTPRGSSFNHAEFFNIVGGAKGDEEKGSAGAGNGTGGHSPQPLPQALAGKRKDLHMFVWSSSASPVSERAAGGAMHVFGGGADHGDVLAKGAQAYDEYGRGGGDDFSFRNKNGGVANVDGPTLAKLGSNSTAQLHPKDDGEERAAAMPPASVMTRLILIMVWRKLIRNPNTYSSLIGVVWSLVSYRWGIEMPAIIAKSISILSDAGLGMAMFSLGLFMALQPRIIACGNKLASYAMAVRFLVGPAVMAAASLAVGLRGVLLHIAIVQAALPQGIVPFVFAKEYNVHPNILSTAVIFGMLIALPITLVYYILLGL